Proteins encoded together in one Chitinophaga sp. LS1 window:
- a CDS encoding SDR family oxidoreductase, which produces MLRSFDLTGKVALVTGAKRGIGKGIAVALAEAGADIIGVSASQEPTGSEVEKAVQAAGKKFYGYTCDMGNREALYAFIKEVTSRFPVIDILVNNAGTILRAPAAEHPDEYWDEVLGINLDAPFILTREIGKQMLSRGRGKIIFTASLLTFQGGINVPGYAASKGAVGSLVKAFANEWAGKGVHVNAIAPGYIATDNTAALRADEDRSTAILSRIPAGRWGTPEDFQGPAVFLASAASDYVHGTILTVDGGWMGR; this is translated from the coding sequence ATACTGCGGTCATTTGATCTCACAGGCAAGGTGGCATTGGTAACCGGTGCCAAACGAGGTATCGGCAAAGGTATAGCCGTAGCCCTCGCAGAAGCAGGAGCAGATATAATAGGTGTATCTGCTTCGCAGGAACCCACAGGTAGTGAAGTGGAAAAAGCCGTGCAGGCAGCAGGCAAAAAATTTTATGGCTACACCTGCGATATGGGGAACCGCGAAGCCCTGTATGCATTCATCAAAGAAGTGACCAGCCGTTTTCCTGTCATCGATATATTGGTCAACAATGCAGGCACCATCCTCCGTGCACCGGCAGCAGAACATCCGGATGAATATTGGGATGAAGTATTAGGCATCAACCTCGATGCACCATTTATACTTACACGGGAAATTGGTAAACAGATGCTTTCACGGGGCCGTGGAAAGATTATCTTTACAGCATCGCTGCTCACCTTCCAGGGTGGCATCAATGTGCCGGGATATGCTGCCAGCAAAGGCGCCGTAGGATCACTGGTCAAAGCATTTGCCAATGAATGGGCAGGAAAAGGCGTACATGTCAATGCCATTGCTCCAGGGTACATCGCTACAGACAATACCGCCGCCCTTCGTGCAGATGAAGATCGCAGTACTGCCATCTTATCACGTATACCCGCCGGCCGTTGGGGCACTCCTGAAGACTTCCAGGGACCTGCCGTATTCCTTGCCTCCGCGGCTTCGGACTATGTACATGGTACCATCCTGACTGTCGATGGAGGGTGGATGGGGCGATAG